One segment of Streptomyces sp. NA02950 DNA contains the following:
- a CDS encoding glycoside hydrolase family 65 protein, with protein sequence MSDWVWEYEGYVPAEERLRESLCTLGNGYIATRGAASETAADAVHYPGTYAAGCYNRLVSEVAGRQVENEDLVNLPDWLPLRYRLAEPDPAAPGPGPWLTPDGAELTGYRQILDMRHGTLTRRLRFTDRHRRVLAVEQRRLVHMGDPHLAAQRTTFTAEGWSGTLEIESALDGAVANAGVARYRDLAGHHLTELRTGAADPGTVWLSCRTSASDVRVAMAARTRLTEGAAATTGQRLTGTGAVRGLTVPITSGAPVTVEKTVAVHTSRDAAIADPLCAAVDRVERAPDYAGLLVTHHTAWEHLWREGALDVPGEAGRILRLHLFHVLQTLSPHTAELDVGVPARGLHGEAYRGHVFWDELFVLPYLNLHFPEVSRALLHYRHRRLPQACRAAADAGRAGAMYPWQSGSDGREETQVLHLNPRSGRWLPDYTRLQAHVGSAVAYNVWQYCQATGDTDFLHTKGAEMLVQIARFWADAAVLDPDHGRYRIRGVVGPDEYHDGYPGAQRPGLDDNAYTNVTAAWVLTRALELARTLPEPRRRELFERIGLDRAEPERWEDVSRRLRIPFHRGVISQFDGYQDLAELDWDGYRARYGDIRRLDRILESEGDTVNRYQASKQADALMLGYLFSPAELAELFRQLGYGLDDDTWRATVAYYLHRTSHGSTLSGLVHGWVLARARRADAWRFCQEALAGDVADIQGGTTGEGIHLGAMGGTLDLVQRGLTGLETREEALWLDPVPLPELSEYGVSVRYRGHWGITLRLRSGRLWIRVPDSEEPPVEVRLADRTLTIEPGESVWLPLPSG encoded by the coding sequence GTGTCGGACTGGGTGTGGGAGTACGAGGGCTACGTGCCCGCTGAGGAGCGGCTGCGGGAGTCGCTGTGCACCCTGGGCAACGGCTACATCGCCACCCGGGGCGCGGCCTCCGAGACCGCCGCCGACGCGGTGCACTACCCGGGCACCTATGCCGCGGGCTGCTACAACCGGCTGGTGTCGGAGGTCGCCGGACGGCAGGTCGAGAACGAGGACCTGGTCAACCTGCCGGACTGGCTTCCGCTGCGCTACCGGCTCGCCGAGCCGGACCCCGCCGCACCCGGCCCCGGCCCCTGGCTCACGCCCGACGGCGCGGAGCTGACCGGCTACCGGCAGATCCTCGACATGCGGCACGGCACGCTCACCCGGCGGCTGCGGTTCACCGACCGCCACCGCCGGGTGCTCGCCGTGGAGCAGCGGCGGCTGGTCCACATGGGCGATCCCCATCTGGCGGCACAGCGGACCACCTTCACCGCCGAGGGCTGGTCGGGCACGCTCGAGATCGAGTCCGCGCTCGACGGTGCCGTGGCCAACGCGGGGGTGGCCCGCTACCGCGATCTGGCCGGGCACCATCTGACCGAGCTGCGCACCGGGGCCGCCGACCCCGGCACGGTGTGGCTGAGCTGCCGTACCTCCGCCTCCGACGTACGGGTGGCCATGGCCGCGCGCACCCGGCTGACCGAGGGCGCTGCCGCCACCACCGGACAGCGCCTCACCGGGACCGGAGCCGTCCGGGGGCTGACCGTGCCGATCACTTCCGGGGCACCCGTGACCGTGGAGAAGACCGTGGCGGTGCACACCTCCAGGGACGCGGCGATCGCCGATCCGCTGTGCGCCGCCGTCGACCGGGTGGAGCGCGCCCCGGACTACGCCGGACTGCTGGTCACCCACCACACCGCCTGGGAACACCTGTGGCGCGAGGGCGCGTTGGATGTGCCGGGCGAGGCGGGCCGCATCCTGCGGCTGCATCTGTTCCACGTGCTCCAGACGCTCTCCCCGCACACCGCGGAGCTGGACGTGGGCGTACCGGCGCGCGGACTGCACGGCGAGGCGTACCGCGGCCATGTGTTCTGGGACGAGCTGTTCGTCCTGCCGTATCTGAACCTGCACTTCCCCGAGGTGTCCCGGGCGCTGCTGCACTACCGGCACCGCCGGCTGCCCCAGGCGTGCCGCGCGGCGGCGGACGCCGGGCGGGCCGGGGCGATGTACCCGTGGCAGAGCGGCAGCGACGGCCGCGAGGAGACCCAGGTCCTGCATCTGAACCCGCGCTCGGGCCGCTGGCTGCCCGACTACACGCGGTTGCAGGCGCACGTCGGCTCGGCCGTGGCGTACAACGTGTGGCAGTACTGCCAGGCCACCGGGGACACCGACTTCCTGCACACCAAGGGCGCGGAGATGCTGGTGCAGATCGCCCGGTTCTGGGCGGACGCCGCCGTCCTCGACCCGGACCACGGGCGCTACCGGATCCGCGGGGTGGTCGGTCCCGACGAGTACCACGACGGCTACCCCGGCGCCCAGCGGCCCGGCCTCGACGACAACGCGTACACCAATGTCACCGCCGCCTGGGTGCTCACCCGTGCCCTGGAGCTGGCCCGCACCCTGCCCGAGCCGCGGCGGCGTGAACTGTTCGAGCGCATCGGCCTGGACCGCGCCGAACCGGAGCGCTGGGAGGACGTCTCCCGGAGGCTGCGCATCCCCTTCCACCGGGGCGTCATCAGCCAGTTCGACGGCTATCAGGACCTGGCCGAACTGGACTGGGACGGCTATCGCGCACGCTACGGCGACATCCGCCGCCTGGACCGGATCCTGGAGTCGGAGGGCGACACCGTCAACCGCTACCAGGCGTCCAAACAGGCCGACGCGCTGATGCTCGGCTACCTCTTCTCACCCGCCGAACTGGCCGAGCTCTTCCGGCAGCTCGGCTACGGTCTCGACGACGACACCTGGCGCGCCACGGTCGCGTACTACCTGCACCGCACCAGCCACGGTTCGACCCTCAGCGGACTGGTGCACGGCTGGGTGCTGGCGCGGGCACGGCGCGCCGACGCATGGCGTTTCTGCCAGGAGGCGCTGGCCGGTGATGTCGCCGACATCCAGGGCGGCACCACGGGCGAGGGCATCCACCTCGGCGCCATGGGCGGCACCCTCGATCTGGTGCAGCGCGGTCTCACCGGTCTTGAGACCCGTGAGGAGGCCCTGTGGCTGGACCCGGTGCCGCTGCCGGAACTCTCGGAGTACGGAGTGTCCGTGCGCTACCGCGGCCACTGGGGGATCACGCTGCGGCTGCGCTCCGGGCGGCTGTGGATCAGGGTGCCGGACTCCGAGGAGCCGCCCGTCGAGGTGCGGCTCGCCGACCGCACCCTGACCATCGAGCCCGGCGAGTCCGTCTGGCTGCCGCTGCCGTCGGGCTGA
- a CDS encoding lamin tail domain-containing protein → MSRTAARTGALLAAGCAAALLYPAAPAGAAGSVHLSKIYYDSPGSDNRSNTSLNAEYVQIKNSTSRGVSLRGWVLVDASNHKYTFPSYTLGAGRTVTVRTGTGSDTSATKYQDRRAYVWNNTSDKATLRKSSGSTVDTCSYNSSRVDYKIC, encoded by the coding sequence ATGTCCCGAACTGCCGCCCGCACCGGCGCCCTGCTCGCCGCCGGCTGCGCCGCCGCACTGCTGTACCCCGCGGCGCCCGCCGGAGCCGCGGGCTCGGTCCACCTGTCCAAGATCTATTACGACTCTCCCGGCAGCGACAACCGCAGCAACACCAGCCTCAACGCCGAGTATGTGCAGATCAAGAACTCCACCTCGCGCGGGGTCAGCCTCAGGGGCTGGGTGCTGGTGGACGCCAGTAACCACAAGTACACCTTCCCGAGCTACACCCTCGGCGCGGGCCGGACCGTGACCGTGCGCACCGGCACCGGCTCGGACACCTCCGCCACCAAGTACCAGGACCGCCGGGCCTACGTCTGGAACAACACCAGCGACAAGGCGACGCTGCGCAAGAGCAGCGGATCCACCGTCGACACCTGTTCGTACAACAGCAGCCGCGTGGACTACAAGATCTGCTGA
- a CDS encoding fatty acyl-CoA synthetase — MTASSLPVDIVRARRHGIADLLSRTALRLPHKTAVVDGPLRQTFAELDAVVDRTAGALAARGVARGDRVVLYARNAHGFVVAYFALARLGAVSVPVNFMLTPPEVAYVLDHSGAVGIVAGADLLDAADAALAEAAPPRLVVRAAIGGGRGEWEDLAALGEEDGHPVPDPALADDDPVQLMYTSGTESRPKGAIMTSRNLISQYLTAIVVGDMSADDVEIHALPLYHCAQLHACLTPDVYLGATSLVLPSPDPATLLATIEAERVTKLFAPPTVWIALLRHPEFGTRDLSSLRKGYYGAASMPVAVLAELRHRLPGLALYNLYGQTEMSPIATVLGPDDQERKAGSAGRAALNVETLVVDEDDRPVPPGTVGEIVHRGPHTMLGYWRDPERTAETFRGGWFHSGDLGVMDNEGYLTVVDRKKDMVNSGGENVSGREVEEVIHTHPAVTEAAVFGVPHPYWIEAVTAVVVPRPGETVDVQDILDHCRSRLAGYKVPKYVALAESLPKNPSGKILKRQLRTAYAHLGDV; from the coding sequence GTGACCGCATCCTCCCTGCCCGTGGACATCGTGCGCGCCCGCCGCCACGGCATCGCCGATCTGCTGTCGCGCACCGCGCTGCGGCTGCCGCACAAGACCGCCGTGGTCGACGGTCCGCTGCGGCAGACGTTCGCCGAACTCGACGCGGTGGTGGACCGGACCGCGGGTGCGCTGGCCGCGCGGGGAGTGGCCCGGGGCGACCGGGTGGTGCTGTACGCGCGCAACGCCCACGGTTTTGTGGTCGCCTACTTCGCGCTCGCCCGGCTGGGCGCGGTGTCGGTCCCGGTCAACTTCATGCTGACCCCGCCCGAAGTCGCCTATGTGCTGGACCATTCGGGAGCGGTGGGCATCGTCGCGGGCGCCGATCTGCTCGACGCGGCCGACGCGGCGCTGGCGGAGGCGGCGCCACCGCGCCTCGTGGTGCGCGCGGCGATCGGCGGCGGGCGCGGGGAGTGGGAGGACCTGGCCGCGCTGGGCGAGGAGGACGGCCACCCGGTGCCCGACCCCGCCCTGGCCGACGACGATCCGGTGCAGCTGATGTACACCTCGGGGACCGAGTCCCGGCCCAAGGGCGCCATCATGACCAGCCGCAACCTGATCTCCCAGTATCTGACGGCGATCGTGGTCGGCGACATGTCGGCCGATGACGTGGAGATCCACGCGCTGCCGCTGTACCACTGCGCCCAGCTGCACGCCTGTCTCACCCCGGACGTCTATCTCGGCGCCACCTCCCTGGTGCTGCCCAGCCCGGATCCGGCGACCCTGCTGGCCACCATCGAGGCGGAGCGGGTGACCAAGCTGTTCGCACCACCGACGGTCTGGATCGCGCTGCTGCGCCATCCGGAGTTCGGCACCCGCGACCTGTCGTCGCTGCGCAAGGGCTACTACGGCGCGGCGTCCATGCCGGTGGCCGTGCTGGCCGAGCTGCGCCACCGGCTGCCGGGGCTGGCGCTGTACAACCTCTACGGCCAGACCGAGATGTCCCCGATCGCCACCGTGCTGGGCCCGGACGACCAGGAGCGCAAGGCCGGTTCCGCGGGGCGGGCCGCGCTCAACGTCGAGACGCTGGTGGTGGACGAGGACGACCGCCCGGTGCCGCCGGGCACGGTCGGCGAGATCGTGCACCGGGGCCCGCACACCATGCTCGGCTACTGGCGGGACCCCGAGCGCACCGCGGAGACGTTCCGGGGCGGCTGGTTCCACAGCGGCGATCTGGGGGTGATGGACAACGAGGGGTATCTGACCGTCGTCGACCGCAAGAAGGACATGGTGAACAGCGGCGGGGAGAACGTGTCCGGACGCGAGGTGGAGGAGGTCATCCACACCCACCCGGCGGTCACCGAGGCCGCGGTGTTCGGGGTGCCGCATCCGTACTGGATCGAGGCGGTGACGGCGGTGGTGGTGCCGCGGCCGGGTGAGACGGTGGACGTCCAGGACATCCTGGACCACTGCCGCTCCCGGCTCGCGGGCTACAAGGTGCCCAAGTACGTGGCGCTGGCCGAGTCGTTGCCGAAGAACCCGAGCGGCAAGATTCTCAAGCGTCAACTCCGCACGGCCTACGCACACTTGGGTGACGTCTGA
- a CDS encoding GNAT family N-acetyltransferase, producing MAVEFVSASVAEPPARFAVVPVTVDDPLVEPLLRELGDEYSRRYGKDAHGEISRYPAEEFAPPHGLLLLLLEDGEPVAGGAFRRYDARTAELKRIWTHSGHRRRGLARRVLAELERAAAERGYQRLYLTTGPRQPEARGLYLATGYTPLFDLSADPETIGPLPFEKSLVTPDR from the coding sequence ATGGCTGTGGAGTTCGTTTCCGCCTCCGTCGCCGAACCTCCGGCACGGTTCGCGGTGGTCCCTGTCACCGTGGACGATCCGCTGGTGGAGCCGCTGCTGCGCGAGCTGGGGGACGAGTACTCCCGCCGTTACGGCAAGGACGCCCACGGCGAGATCAGCCGCTATCCGGCCGAGGAGTTCGCACCGCCGCACGGACTGCTGCTCCTGCTGCTGGAGGACGGCGAGCCGGTGGCTGGGGGCGCGTTCCGCCGCTACGACGCGCGCACCGCCGAACTCAAGCGGATCTGGACCCACTCCGGCCACCGGCGGCGCGGGCTCGCCCGCAGGGTGCTGGCCGAGCTGGAGCGGGCCGCGGCCGAGCGCGGGTACCAACGCCTCTACCTGACCACCGGGCCACGGCAGCCGGAAGCACGCGGGCTCTATCTCGCCACCGGATACACCCCGCTGTTCGACCTCAGCGCCGACCCGGAGACCATCGGCCCGCTGCCCTTCGAGAAATCCCTCGTCACACCGGACCGGTGA
- a CDS encoding SRPBCC family protein yields MAQKADERGSGGLGALAEELPTDRLKKEARNLLGALGQKAVSSVTQRGKKAVGKTGDGLDLPMKPLVKAGLETVKDKAVDKAEEVIPGLGGGKGGDRDKKLKVTNIVEQIDVGAPVSLTYDLWTQFEDFPSYMKKVEDVSQESDTELDWKAQVFWSHRKWHSEIVEQVPDKRIIWTSRAEKGHVNGAVTFHEIAPELTRILLVLQYYPQGFFERTGNIWRAQGRRARLELKHFRRHLMAEVLLEPDEIEGWRGEIREGEVVDGEDEDREDEDREDEDEDEDEEIEDAYEEDEEDEEDEGREGGEDAYDEDEDAYEQEPDEDEEEAPRRSRRR; encoded by the coding sequence ATGGCGCAGAAGGCGGATGAACGAGGCTCGGGAGGGCTCGGCGCCCTCGCCGAGGAGCTGCCCACCGATCGTCTGAAGAAGGAGGCGCGGAACCTCCTCGGAGCCCTGGGTCAGAAGGCCGTGTCATCGGTGACCCAGCGTGGCAAGAAGGCCGTCGGCAAGACCGGAGACGGTCTGGACCTGCCGATGAAGCCGCTGGTGAAGGCGGGGTTGGAGACGGTCAAGGACAAGGCGGTGGACAAGGCCGAGGAAGTGATCCCGGGTCTGGGCGGTGGCAAGGGGGGTGACCGGGACAAGAAGCTGAAGGTCACCAATATCGTCGAGCAGATCGACGTCGGGGCCCCCGTCTCGCTCACCTACGATCTGTGGACCCAGTTCGAGGACTTCCCCAGCTATATGAAGAAGGTCGAAGACGTCTCGCAGGAGTCCGACACCGAGCTGGACTGGAAGGCCCAGGTCTTCTGGTCGCACCGCAAGTGGCACTCCGAGATCGTCGAGCAGGTGCCGGACAAGCGCATCATCTGGACCTCACGCGCCGAGAAGGGCCATGTCAACGGCGCGGTCACGTTCCACGAGATCGCACCTGAGCTCACCCGGATCCTGCTGGTCCTCCAGTACTACCCGCAGGGCTTCTTCGAGCGCACCGGAAACATCTGGCGGGCCCAGGGCCGCCGGGCGCGGCTGGAATTGAAGCACTTCCGCCGCCATCTGATGGCCGAAGTCCTGCTCGAGCCCGACGAGATCGAAGGCTGGCGCGGCGAGATCCGCGAGGGCGAGGTCGTCGACGGAGAAGACGAAGACAGAGAAGACGAAGACAGAGAAGACGAAGACGAAGACGAAGACGAAGAAATCGAAGACGCATACGAAGAGGACGAAGAGGACGAAGAGGACGAGGGCCGCGAGGGCGGAGAAGACGCATACGACGAAGACGAAGACGCGTACGAGCAGGAGCCCGACGAGGACGAGGAGGAGGCGCCCCGGCGCTCACGCCGCCGCTGA
- a CDS encoding glutathione-independent formaldehyde dehydrogenase — protein MRAVVYEKPFTVAVRDVDDPRIDHPNDAIVRVTSSAICGADLHMYEGRTAARPGIVFGHENMGIIEETGSGVTSLSKGDRVVVPFNVACGFCKNCLAGYTGFCLTVNPGFAGGAYGYVAMGPYTGGQAERLRVPFADFNCLKLPEGDEFETDFVLLADIFPTGYHGCELAQVSPGESVVVYGAGPVGLMAAYSALLRGAAKVFSVDRVPERLAKADEIGAVAIDFTKGDPAEQIKDRTGGEGTDKGVDAVGYQARSRDAGHEEPAVVLNELVDTVRPTGMLGVPGLYVPSDPGAPDEHAKHGQLLLSIGRMFEKGQWIGTGQCNVKRYNRQLRDMIIARRAKPSFVVSYELPLDQAPSAYEKFDQRIEGYTKVVLHPALAA, from the coding sequence GTGAGAGCCGTCGTCTACGAGAAACCCTTCACCGTGGCCGTGAGGGATGTCGACGACCCCCGGATCGACCACCCGAACGATGCGATCGTACGGGTCACGTCCAGCGCGATCTGCGGCGCCGACCTGCATATGTACGAGGGCCGTACGGCGGCCCGGCCGGGCATCGTCTTCGGGCACGAGAACATGGGCATCATCGAGGAAACCGGCTCGGGCGTCACCTCGCTGTCCAAAGGGGACCGCGTGGTCGTACCGTTCAACGTGGCCTGCGGATTCTGCAAGAACTGCCTCGCGGGCTACACCGGCTTCTGTCTGACGGTCAACCCCGGCTTCGCGGGTGGCGCCTACGGCTATGTGGCGATGGGCCCATACACCGGTGGCCAAGCCGAGCGGCTGCGAGTGCCCTTCGCCGACTTCAACTGTCTGAAGCTGCCCGAGGGCGATGAGTTCGAGACCGACTTCGTCCTGCTCGCGGATATCTTCCCGACCGGCTATCACGGATGTGAGCTGGCACAGGTCTCCCCGGGCGAGAGCGTGGTGGTCTACGGCGCGGGACCGGTGGGGCTGATGGCCGCCTACTCGGCCCTGCTGCGCGGCGCCGCCAAGGTGTTCTCGGTGGACCGGGTGCCCGAGCGGCTCGCCAAGGCCGACGAGATCGGGGCGGTCGCCATCGACTTCACCAAGGGCGACCCGGCGGAGCAGATCAAGGACCGGACCGGTGGCGAGGGCACCGACAAGGGTGTGGACGCGGTGGGCTACCAGGCCCGGTCCCGCGACGCCGGCCACGAGGAGCCGGCGGTCGTCCTCAACGAGCTCGTCGACACCGTGCGGCCGACCGGGATGCTCGGGGTGCCGGGCCTGTACGTGCCGTCCGACCCCGGCGCCCCCGATGAGCACGCCAAACACGGCCAGCTCCTCCTCTCCATCGGCCGGATGTTCGAGAAGGGGCAGTGGATCGGCACCGGCCAGTGCAACGTCAAGCGGTACAACCGCCAGCTGCGCGACATGATCATCGCCCGTCGGGCCAAGCCCAGTTTCGTGGTCTCGTACGAACTCCCGCTGGACCAGGCGCCGTCGGCGTACGAGAAGTTCGATCAGCGGATCGAGGGCTACACCAAAGTGGTGCTGCACCCGGCGCTCGCGGCCTGA
- the glpK gene encoding glycerol kinase GlpK yields the protein MPEFVGAVDQGTTSTRFMIFDHDGSEVARYQLEHHQILPRSGWVEHDPVEIWERTNSVMQNAIRTGGLSPADLAAIGITNQRETTVIWDPRNGQPYHNAIVWQDTRTDAIAAALERDGHGEVIRRKAGLPPATYFSGGKIKWILDNVEGVREAAERGHAIFGNTDAWVLWNLTGGPGGGIHATDVTNASRTMLMNLETLDWDDELLEIFGIPRSMLPTINPSSHAEAYGQARTTRPLRTATPITGVLGDQQAATVGQVCFRPGEAKNTYGTGNFLVLNTGAELVRSTSGLLTTVAYQFDGSPAVYALEGSIAVTGSAVQWLRDQMKIIEDAPASERLARSVEDNGGVYFVPAFSGLFAPYWRSDARGAIVGLTRYNTGGHLARATLEAICYQSRDVVEAMEKDAGTHLDVLRVDGGVTDNDLCMQIQADVLGVPVSRPVVAETTALGAAYAAGLATGFWRDTDELRSHWSESKRWEPQWSDERREEGYAGWRKAVQRTLDWVKVS from the coding sequence ATGCCGGAATTCGTCGGAGCGGTGGATCAGGGGACCACCAGCACCCGCTTCATGATCTTCGACCACGACGGCAGCGAAGTGGCGAGGTACCAGCTGGAGCACCACCAGATCCTGCCGCGCTCGGGGTGGGTCGAGCACGACCCGGTGGAGATCTGGGAACGCACCAACTCCGTGATGCAGAACGCCATCCGCACCGGCGGGCTCTCACCCGCCGACCTGGCCGCCATCGGCATCACCAACCAGCGCGAGACCACCGTCATCTGGGATCCGCGCAACGGCCAGCCGTACCACAACGCCATCGTCTGGCAGGACACCCGCACCGACGCCATCGCCGCCGCCCTCGAACGGGACGGCCACGGCGAGGTCATCCGCCGCAAGGCCGGACTGCCGCCCGCCACCTACTTCTCCGGCGGCAAGATCAAGTGGATTCTGGACAACGTCGAGGGTGTCCGCGAGGCAGCCGAACGCGGCCACGCGATCTTCGGCAACACCGACGCCTGGGTGCTGTGGAACCTCACCGGCGGCCCCGGCGGCGGTATCCACGCCACCGATGTCACCAACGCCAGCCGCACCATGCTGATGAACCTGGAGACGCTGGACTGGGACGACGAACTGCTGGAGATCTTCGGCATTCCGCGCTCCATGCTGCCGACGATCAACCCTTCCTCCCACGCCGAGGCGTACGGTCAGGCCCGCACCACCCGCCCGCTGCGCACCGCGACCCCCATCACCGGTGTCCTCGGCGACCAGCAGGCGGCCACCGTCGGGCAGGTGTGCTTCCGCCCCGGCGAGGCCAAGAACACCTACGGCACCGGCAACTTCCTGGTCCTCAACACCGGTGCGGAGCTGGTGCGTTCGACCAGCGGGCTGCTCACCACCGTGGCGTACCAGTTCGACGGCAGCCCCGCCGTCTACGCCCTGGAGGGCTCCATCGCGGTGACCGGCTCGGCCGTCCAGTGGCTGCGCGACCAGATGAAGATCATCGAGGACGCTCCGGCCAGCGAGCGGCTGGCCCGTTCCGTCGAGGACAACGGCGGGGTCTACTTCGTCCCTGCGTTCTCCGGTCTGTTCGCCCCGTACTGGCGCTCCGACGCCCGTGGCGCGATCGTCGGCCTCACCCGCTACAACACGGGAGGCCATCTCGCCCGCGCCACCCTGGAGGCCATCTGCTACCAGAGCCGGGACGTGGTCGAGGCCATGGAGAAGGACGCCGGAACCCATCTCGATGTGCTCCGGGTGGACGGCGGTGTCACCGACAACGACCTGTGCATGCAGATCCAGGCCGATGTGCTGGGGGTGCCGGTCAGCCGGCCGGTGGTGGCCGAGACCACCGCCCTCGGTGCCGCCTACGCCGCCGGTCTCGCCACCGGCTTCTGGCGGGACACCGATGAGCTGCGCTCCCACTGGAGCGAGTCCAAGCGCTGGGAGCCGCAGTGGAGCGATGAGCGGCGCGAAGAGGGCTACGCGGGCTGGCGGAAGGCCGTGCAGCGCACCCTGGACTGGGTGAAGGTTTCCTAG
- a CDS encoding MIP/aquaporin family protein, with protein sequence MTEEKREGRRSGLIGELSAEFAGTMVLILFGCGVVAQVVAGGALTDPPGALGDHDSIAWAWGLGVTLGVYVAARLSGAHINPAVTLSLAAFKGFPWSKVLPYTLAQTLGAFVAALLVRWNYTEVLAGADPKHTFKTQFVFSTLPGNGSLPVSEWGALRDQIIGTAILVLLIFAVTDLLNTPPQANLGPFIIGLIVVAIGMAWGADAGYAINPARDFGPRLASFLTGYDTAWRDQYGNLYFWVPIVGPLVGGLVGAALYKVLISRFLPVAGQQEVGRTPAPES encoded by the coding sequence ATGACGGAGGAGAAGCGGGAAGGCCGGCGCTCGGGACTCATCGGCGAACTCTCCGCGGAGTTCGCCGGGACGATGGTGCTCATCCTCTTCGGATGCGGTGTGGTCGCACAGGTGGTGGCGGGCGGCGCGCTCACCGACCCGCCCGGCGCGCTCGGCGACCACGACTCCATCGCCTGGGCCTGGGGACTCGGCGTCACCCTGGGCGTCTACGTCGCCGCACGGCTCAGCGGTGCGCACATCAATCCGGCGGTCACCCTCTCCCTGGCGGCCTTCAAGGGCTTCCCCTGGAGCAAGGTGCTGCCCTACACCCTGGCCCAGACGCTCGGTGCGTTCGTGGCCGCCCTGCTGGTGCGCTGGAACTACACCGAGGTGCTGGCGGGCGCCGACCCGAAGCACACCTTCAAAACCCAGTTCGTGTTCTCCACCCTCCCGGGCAACGGCTCGCTCCCGGTGAGCGAATGGGGCGCGCTGCGCGACCAGATCATCGGCACCGCCATCCTGGTGCTGCTCATCTTCGCCGTCACCGATCTGCTGAACACGCCCCCGCAGGCCAATCTTGGCCCGTTCATCATCGGCCTCATCGTGGTCGCGATCGGCATGGCGTGGGGCGCCGACGCCGGATACGCCATCAACCCGGCCCGTGACTTCGGCCCCCGGCTGGCCAGTTTCCTCACCGGGTACGACACCGCCTGGCGGGACCAGTACGGGAATCTCTACTTCTGGGTGCCCATCGTCGGACCGCTGGTCGGCGGACTGGTCGGCGCGGCCCTGTACAAGGTCCTGATCAGCCGCTTCCTCCCGGTCGCCGGGCAGCAGGAAGTGGGACGCACCCCCGCTCCGGAGAGCTGA